From one Formosa sediminum genomic stretch:
- a CDS encoding mechanosensitive ion channel family protein codes for MNPRSFKQLIFLLLFASFFTTYSQTSVINETDKSIDTTTVNQIQAITSVNLVRELDNANSELKLIQKKIQVPASIVKIDSLYANHYQFILQESDAAENFMKASPNLQKINNLITKWNGYKITLNNWQTSVNNQQVKNSRYISDITKKEKIWELSYQNALNTSAPEEILNSIRTIWDKTKVTKANILNNNNYYLVLETKINQQISVTEQITEELLKLKNSDVYNIFYQRHAPIWHISFKNITKKPKESDDVESIKNNVSITYEYLKNNTGLILFYVLFTCIIALFIKRLKYGYIKFPFKEKSKTHKKAKHIIVFRSIVCIIFLSLLVSKSMFSNMPKLFIDFTTLLILLCAVPLIRPYMQKKFQQIIFFVIFFFIIDAIKSYIWFSSGLYRIYILFEAFMVIYMLYSYTNPYAEIKKINVDRFGRLLLSIIPVIYILCAISIISNIFGYTNLTDITLKICTQSGIITTFFYSLLMIFNGITLGIINRHYGVKKSYDVADRWRVEKLTLKVSRNLIAIIWTIYFLNILDVLTPMKDTIRDTITEPYQIGSLSFTLEGILGFLITLILTYAFTKIISFLINDGDGVLRIFKLPKGIPAAVSLVIRYFIMGFGIILALSALGVDLSKFNLMAGALGLGIGFGLQTIISNFFSGLILVFERPILPGDTVEVNNLLGTVNRIGIRSSNISTFDGAEVVVPNNNLISNDLINWTLSNSTKRVEILIGTSYDSDPNRVLEILTEIANANPHTLNNPAPKALFSDFGDSALNFRLLFWVHYEMGLQTKSDISINIYNRFKEEGIEIPFPQRDLNVRHFPKNLNIKPFKDEEKALNLKDTLIEPLQTNINSDDSENDNNNTSIDEDAK; via the coding sequence ATGAATCCGAGAAGCTTTAAACAACTTATATTCTTACTGCTTTTTGCTTCATTTTTTACCACTTATTCGCAAACTAGTGTAATTAATGAAACAGACAAGAGTATTGATACTACTACTGTAAATCAAATACAAGCAATAACTTCTGTGAATTTAGTAAGAGAGCTTGACAACGCGAATAGCGAACTTAAATTAATTCAGAAAAAAATTCAGGTACCAGCTAGTATTGTAAAAATAGACTCTTTATACGCGAATCATTATCAGTTTATTTTACAGGAATCTGATGCTGCCGAAAATTTTATGAAGGCTAGTCCAAATCTTCAAAAAATAAACAATCTTATTACAAAATGGAATGGTTACAAAATAACTCTAAACAATTGGCAAACAAGTGTAAATAACCAACAAGTAAAAAATTCGAGATATATAAGTGACATTACCAAAAAAGAAAAAATCTGGGAATTAAGTTACCAAAATGCCCTAAATACAAGTGCACCAGAAGAAATATTAAACTCTATAAGAACCATATGGGATAAAACCAAAGTGACTAAGGCCAACATTTTAAATAATAATAATTACTACCTGGTTCTTGAAACTAAAATCAATCAGCAAATTAGTGTTACAGAACAAATTACCGAAGAGTTATTAAAATTAAAAAACTCTGATGTTTACAATATTTTTTACCAGCGACACGCTCCTATTTGGCACATATCTTTTAAAAATATCACCAAGAAACCTAAAGAAAGTGACGATGTAGAATCTATAAAAAATAATGTTTCTATTACTTACGAATACTTAAAGAATAATACAGGTCTTATTCTGTTTTATGTATTGTTTACTTGTATAATCGCACTTTTTATTAAGCGATTAAAGTATGGCTATATTAAATTTCCGTTTAAAGAAAAATCTAAAACCCATAAAAAAGCAAAACATATTATAGTTTTTAGAAGTATAGTATGCATTATATTTTTATCATTATTGGTATCAAAATCTATGTTTTCTAATATGCCTAAACTATTCATAGATTTTACAACCTTGCTAATACTTTTATGTGCTGTGCCTTTAATTAGACCATACATGCAAAAAAAGTTTCAGCAAATAATTTTCTTCGTAATCTTTTTCTTTATTATCGATGCTATAAAATCGTATATCTGGTTCTCTTCGGGGTTATACAGAATTTACATTTTATTTGAAGCTTTTATGGTCATCTATATGCTTTATTCCTATACTAATCCTTATGCTGAAATTAAGAAAATAAATGTAGACCGGTTTGGAAGACTTTTATTAAGCATTATTCCTGTTATATATATTCTATGTGCCATTTCCATTATTTCAAACATTTTTGGATATACCAACCTTACAGATATTACTCTTAAAATATGTACACAAAGTGGTATAATCACTACATTTTTTTATAGCTTATTAATGATTTTTAATGGCATTACTTTAGGAATTATAAACCGCCATTATGGTGTAAAAAAATCTTATGATGTAGCAGATAGATGGCGTGTAGAAAAACTAACTTTAAAAGTATCTAGAAACTTAATAGCTATTATTTGGACCATTTATTTTTTAAACATTTTAGATGTTTTAACACCAATGAAAGACACCATTAGGGATACCATTACAGAGCCCTACCAAATTGGTAGTTTATCATTTACTTTAGAAGGAATACTTGGTTTTTTAATTACATTAATACTGACTTACGCATTTACTAAAATAATTTCATTTTTAATAAATGATGGCGATGGTGTGTTGCGTATTTTCAAACTTCCAAAAGGTATACCTGCCGCTGTGTCTTTAGTGATAAGATATTTTATAATGGGTTTTGGTATTATTTTAGCATTAAGCGCTTTAGGTGTAGACTTAAGCAAGTTTAATTTAATGGCAGGAGCTTTAGGGTTAGGTATTGGATTTGGGTTACAAACTATTATTTCTAATTTTTTCTCAGGTTTAATATTAGTATTTGAACGGCCTATTTTACCTGGCGACACGGTAGAAGTTAATAACTTACTAGGCACAGTAAACCGTATAGGCATACGCTCGTCTAATATTAGTACTTTTGATGGCGCCGAGGTTGTTGTACCAAATAACAATTTAATTTCTAACGACCTGATTAACTGGACGCTTTCTAACAGCACTAAACGCGTAGAAATACTTATAGGAACTTCTTACGATTCAGATCCTAATCGTGTCCTAGAGATTCTTACAGAAATAGCAAATGCAAATCCCCATACTTTAAACAACCCCGCTCCCAAAGCTTTATTTAGCGACTTTGGAGACAGTGCTTTAAATTTTAGATTGTTATTTTGGGTGCATTATGAAATGGGATTACAAACAAAAAGTGACATATCTATAAATATCTATAACAGATTTAAAGAAGAAGGCATTGAGATTCCGTTCCCGCAACGTGATTTAAATGTGAGACACTTCCCTAAAAACTTAAATATAAAACCTTTTAAAGATGAAGAGAAAGCACTTAATTTAAAAGATACTTTAATAGAACCCTTGCAAACAAATATAAATTCTGATGATTCTGAAAACGATAACAATAACACATCTATTGATGAAGATGCAAAATAA
- a CDS encoding DUF1569 domain-containing protein encodes MNTLFNTKETLTIVERLKQLNENTTAQWGKMDVAQMLKHCQGPLNIALGHEKLNTKIGFIQKTIFSFFKSSLYNDKPWKHNLPTAKEFIITSPQVFQTEQEKLIQLIEEFSKKSEVKTWPNHPLFGYFTPQQWGQMQYKHLDHHLTQFNV; translated from the coding sequence ATGAACACTTTATTTAACACGAAAGAGACCCTTACTATTGTAGAACGCTTAAAGCAACTTAATGAAAATACGACTGCACAATGGGGAAAAATGGATGTTGCTCAGATGTTAAAACATTGCCAAGGTCCCCTAAATATTGCTCTAGGTCATGAAAAATTAAACACTAAAATAGGTTTCATTCAGAAAACTATATTTTCGTTCTTTAAATCTTCTTTATACAATGATAAACCGTGGAAACACAATTTACCTACAGCTAAAGAATTTATAATTACATCGCCACAAGTATTTCAAACAGAACAGGAAAAATTAATTCAATTAATTGAAGAATTTTCAAAAAAATCTGAAGTTAAAACATGGCCAAATCATCCGCTTTTTGGTTACTTTACACCACAACAATGGGGACAGATGCAATACAAACATTTAGATCATCATCTCACCCAATTTAATGTCTAA
- a CDS encoding FMN-binding negative transcriptional regulator yields MSYPPKIYQDSKTSHLLEVIKQYPLATIISVENNTPIITHLPLIYKSKKLIGHIDKQNPHANLLREGKAVTVIFSGPDCYISPSLLGAKELPTWNYIKVHLQGTVSEIKNENAIKQSMVDMTAFLEAPENSYLLDFNNPKMEKFINYVMGFEIDILQWEGKFKLSQNNSEEVRELTKQQLILSQKTSIKPFLDHLY; encoded by the coding sequence TTGAGCTATCCACCTAAAATATATCAAGATTCTAAGACATCACACTTACTAGAAGTTATAAAACAATACCCTCTTGCCACTATAATTTCTGTAGAGAATAACACCCCTATTATTACGCATTTACCTTTAATTTATAAATCTAAAAAATTAATTGGCCATATAGACAAACAGAATCCTCATGCCAATTTATTACGAGAAGGCAAGGCCGTTACAGTAATTTTTTCTGGCCCGGACTGCTACATTTCACCAAGTCTATTAGGCGCAAAAGAACTTCCTACTTGGAATTATATAAAAGTACATCTTCAAGGTACGGTTTCTGAAATTAAAAATGAAAATGCAATTAAACAAAGTATGGTAGATATGACTGCATTTTTAGAAGCCCCAGAAAACTCTTATCTTTTAGATTTTAACAATCCTAAAATGGAAAAATTTATAAACTATGTTATGGGTTTTGAAATAGACATTTTACAATGGGAAGGAAAATTTAAACTCTCACAAAACAACAGTGAAGAGGTTCGAGAATTAACAAAACAACAATTAATTTTAAGCCAAAAAACATCTATTAAACCCTTTTTAGATCACCTCTATTAA